A stretch of Metabacillus sp. FJAT-52054 DNA encodes these proteins:
- the arsC gene encoding arsenate reductase (thioredoxin), producing the protein MSKKTLYFLCTGNSCRSQMAEAWGKKYLGDEWNVLSAGIEAHGLNPNAVKTMKEVGIDITDQTSDIIDSEILNNADFVVTLCGDAADKCPMTPPHVRREHWGFEDPAKATGTDEEKWSVFQRVRDEIGERIKRFAETGK; encoded by the coding sequence ATGTCTAAAAAAACACTTTACTTTCTTTGCACAGGAAACTCGTGCCGCAGCCAGATGGCAGAAGCATGGGGGAAAAAATACCTTGGGGATGAGTGGAACGTACTCAGTGCCGGAATCGAAGCACATGGCCTCAATCCAAATGCCGTGAAAACGATGAAAGAGGTTGGGATTGATATTACGGATCAAACCTCTGACATCATTGACAGCGAAATCCTGAATAATGCGGATTTTGTGGTAACCCTTTGCGGAGATGCAGCAGACAAATGCCCGATGACGCCTCCTCATGTCCGCCGTGAACACTGGGGCTTTGAGGATCCTGCGAAAGCTACCGGAACGGACGAAGAGAAATGGTCTGTTTTCCAGCGGGTTCGTGATGAAATCGGGGAACGGATTAAACGTTTTGCGGAGACAGGGAAGTAA
- a CDS encoding helix-turn-helix domain-containing protein: MKNEKNGNELLQLLEALSNPYRLKIIEALSGERQYVSQLARVLGISRPLLYLHLKKLEEAELIKGAEERGQDGKIMKYFEVIPFRFELNDRMIADAAGTVTLKNKEKGD, from the coding sequence ATGAAAAATGAAAAAAATGGAAATGAGCTACTTCAGTTACTGGAAGCACTCTCTAATCCGTATCGGCTCAAAATTATTGAGGCTCTCAGTGGTGAGCGACAGTATGTGAGTCAGCTTGCGAGAGTTTTAGGGATTAGCAGGCCGCTGCTTTACTTGCATTTAAAAAAGCTGGAGGAGGCTGAATTAATTAAAGGCGCTGAAGAACGGGGCCAAGATGGGAAGATCATGAAATATTTCGAGGTCATTCCATTTAGATTTGAACTAAATGACAGGATGATTGCAGACGCAGCAGGAACAGTCACACTAAAAAATAAGGAGAAGGGGGATTGA